Proteins co-encoded in one Flavivirga eckloniae genomic window:
- the cobT gene encoding nicotinate-nucleotide--dimethylbenzimidazole phosphoribosyltransferase codes for MNPELETKLQHKIDTKTKPIGALGELERIAFQIGCIQQTESPKIEKPSVVVFAGDHGIATKGEVNPFPQEVTAQMVYNFVNGGAAINVFSNTNNLNLKIVDAGVNHKFPEELDIINAKIDFGTKNYQEEPAMTLAQCERAFKEGGAIISQLKNEGTNTVGFGEMGISNTSSAALLMAYFTKTPIAECVGSGTGLDGEGISKKQDILTEVFQKYDPQNALEALSVFGGFEIAMICGAILKAAELKMIIIIDGFIVTAALLAAQAINKTVLDYCIFAHNSNEKGHSKMLAFLKAKPLLSLGLRLGEGTGAALAIPLVQASVDFLNNMASFDTAGVSEETKESLV; via the coding sequence ATGAATCCTGAATTAGAAACAAAACTTCAGCATAAAATAGATACAAAAACAAAGCCCATTGGCGCTTTAGGTGAACTAGAACGTATCGCTTTTCAAATTGGCTGTATTCAACAAACCGAAAGTCCGAAAATAGAAAAACCGTCGGTTGTGGTATTTGCAGGCGACCATGGCATTGCAACCAAAGGTGAAGTAAACCCTTTTCCACAAGAAGTAACCGCTCAAATGGTTTATAACTTTGTTAATGGAGGCGCAGCAATAAATGTTTTTAGCAATACCAACAACCTAAACTTAAAAATAGTTGATGCCGGAGTAAACCATAAATTTCCCGAAGAGCTCGATATTATTAATGCCAAAATTGACTTTGGTACAAAAAACTATCAAGAAGAACCGGCTATGACGTTAGCCCAATGCGAAAGAGCTTTTAAAGAAGGTGGAGCCATCATATCTCAACTTAAAAATGAAGGCACGAATACTGTTGGTTTTGGAGAAATGGGAATCAGCAATACCTCGTCGGCAGCTTTGCTTATGGCATATTTTACAAAAACACCAATAGCCGAATGTGTAGGTTCTGGCACAGGGCTAGACGGTGAAGGTATTAGTAAGAAACAGGATATATTAACCGAAGTTTTTCAAAAATACGATCCGCAAAATGCTCTGGAAGCTCTGTCAGTTTTTGGTGGTTTCGAAATAGCTATGATCTGTGGTGCTATTTTAAAAGCGGCAGAATTAAAAATGATCATCATTATAGACGGCTTTATTGTAACCGCTGCCTTATTAGCGGCACAGGCCATAAATAAAACAGTTTTAGATTATTGCATATTCGCTCATAATTCGAACGAAAAAGGACATTCAAAAATGTTGGCCTTTTTAAAAGCAAAACCTCTGCTGTCTTTAGGACTGCGATTAGGCGAAGGTACTGGTGCCGCATTAGCCATACCATTAGTGCAGGCTTCAGTAGATTTTTTAAACAACATGGCAAGTTTCGATACTGCTGGCGTAAGTGAAGAAACTAAAGAAAGTTTAGTTTAA
- a CDS encoding Dph6-related ATP pyrophosphatase produces MKHFLCSWSGGKDSCFAFYKALQLGYKPTVLLNVMNEFGDRSRSHGITKPILEAQANALSLPIHFFSSTWKDYEENYIKNLNLLVESYELSHAVFGDIDIESHRAWEEKVSKSANLKAVLPLWQGDRKQLVLDMIDTGLEAIIVSCNQDLGAEFLGRTIDASIIETFESMGVDACGENGEYHTLVVNAPFFKNRIHVEVIKKSVSSNYNFAELGLVDD; encoded by the coding sequence ATGAAGCATTTTTTGTGTTCCTGGAGTGGAGGAAAAGATAGTTGTTTTGCTTTTTATAAAGCCTTACAGTTAGGGTACAAACCTACGGTTTTATTGAATGTTATGAACGAGTTTGGAGACCGATCGCGTTCTCATGGCATTACAAAACCTATTTTGGAAGCACAGGCTAATGCTTTAAGCTTGCCAATTCATTTTTTTAGTAGCACCTGGAAAGATTACGAAGAAAACTATATCAAGAACTTAAATCTTTTAGTTGAAAGCTATGAGCTATCTCATGCCGTTTTTGGAGATATAGACATTGAATCTCACAGGGCTTGGGAAGAAAAAGTGTCTAAATCTGCAAATCTGAAAGCCGTTTTGCCTTTGTGGCAAGGAGATAGAAAGCAATTGGTTTTGGATATGATTGATACTGGTTTAGAAGCTATTATTGTGTCTTGTAATCAGGACTTAGGGGCAGAGTTTTTAGGAAGAACAATTGATGCATCCATTATTGAAACTTTTGAATCTATGGGAGTTGATGCCTGTGGAGAAAACGGCGAATACCACACTTTGGTTGTTAATGCGCCTTTTTTTAAAAATAGAATTCATGTAGAAGTGATTAAAAAATCGGTGTCTAGTAATTACAATTTTGCTGAATTAGGGCTTGTAGATGACTAA
- a CDS encoding TonB-dependent receptor plug domain-containing protein, producing the protein MNKKLNVFGALCFGVSLIGFAQQEQDSTNLEQLDEVVITDSRFKLKRENSGKTVIKISKQEIERNQGRTVSELINTKSGIEINGSRSNAGQNLDVYIRGGRNRQVLVLIDGVQVSDPSQLSGAYDFRLLNLSQIESIEIIKGAASTLYGSGAASAVINITTKKAGTKKISAVVASSLGTNQSESDQNYDIADFNNSVAFNGTLNKFTYRAAFSNQYTDGLSAAISDTNEKDAYSKYGVDVNLGYRFNKALSLNVYGNFSDLKSGFDGFDADFNLVDTDDEFKNKQFRAGLSSKYKYRNGSVNLNAAFSEYDREFISAFPSIFKSKNYVIDAYNKYVFDKMFYTIVGLNVIDSKADFVEEESFTNIDPYLNFVFVSDFGLNVNAGGRLNNHSEYGSHFTYNLNPSFTIKSNDEGYTKVFGSYSTSFITPSLSQLFGSFGPNPDLEPEENRTIETGVEFKLNNDFRITGLFFNREEKNTVLWIDGGYVNATDKLNARGVEVEVNATPLEKLSISANYAFTEYKESLARRIPKHKGNLQIGYNLCKTTFASLSYQYVHDRFENSFVPPLESFSLVNLYLSHKALKDKIKFFGGIDNVLNEDYQDVPGYVTKGRNVRIGFQLTL; encoded by the coding sequence ATGAACAAAAAATTAAATGTTTTTGGGGCACTGTGTTTTGGTGTATCTTTAATTGGTTTTGCTCAACAGGAGCAGGATTCAACTAATTTAGAACAACTTGATGAAGTTGTAATCACAGATTCAAGATTTAAATTGAAACGTGAAAATTCAGGAAAAACAGTTATTAAGATTTCTAAGCAAGAAATTGAAAGAAACCAAGGAAGAACGGTTTCGGAATTAATCAACACGAAATCGGGTATTGAAATTAACGGGAGTAGGAGTAACGCCGGACAAAATTTAGACGTTTATATTCGTGGTGGACGTAACCGTCAGGTTTTAGTTTTAATTGATGGTGTACAAGTAAGTGATCCGTCGCAGCTTAGCGGGGCTTATGATTTTAGGCTTTTAAATTTAAGTCAAATTGAATCTATCGAAATAATTAAAGGGGCGGCCAGTACTTTATATGGTAGTGGAGCTGCATCGGCGGTTATTAATATAACAACTAAAAAAGCTGGAACTAAAAAGATAAGTGCTGTTGTTGCTTCAAGTTTAGGAACGAATCAGTCTGAGTCGGATCAAAATTATGACATTGCAGATTTTAATAATAGTGTTGCTTTTAATGGTACTCTAAATAAGTTTACTTACCGAGCAGCGTTTAGCAATCAATATACCGATGGGCTTTCTGCTGCAATTAGTGATACTAATGAAAAAGATGCATATTCAAAGTATGGGGTTGATGTTAACTTGGGCTATAGGTTTAACAAAGCGTTATCTTTAAATGTTTATGGGAATTTTTCAGATTTAAAATCTGGTTTTGATGGATTTGATGCGGATTTTAATTTAGTAGATACTGATGATGAATTCAAAAACAAGCAATTTAGAGCTGGATTGTCTTCAAAGTATAAGTATAGAAATGGTAGTGTTAATTTAAATGCGGCTTTTAGTGAATATGATAGGGAATTTATTTCTGCTTTTCCGTCAATATTCAAATCAAAAAACTATGTTATAGATGCCTATAATAAGTATGTGTTTGATAAAATGTTTTATACCATTGTTGGACTAAATGTTATAGATAGTAAAGCTGATTTTGTTGAAGAAGAATCATTTACAAATATTGACCCTTATTTAAATTTTGTTTTTGTATCAGATTTTGGATTAAATGTTAACGCTGGTGGAAGGTTAAATAATCACAGCGAATATGGTTCCCATTTTACATATAATTTAAACCCATCGTTCACCATAAAATCAAATGACGAGGGTTATACAAAAGTTTTTGGATCTTATAGTACATCATTTATCACACCTTCTTTATCTCAATTGTTTGGTTCTTTTGGTCCAAACCCAGATTTAGAACCAGAAGAAAATAGAACTATTGAAACTGGAGTAGAGTTTAAATTGAACAACGATTTTAGAATTACTGGGCTTTTCTTTAATAGGGAAGAAAAAAACACGGTATTATGGATTGATGGCGGATATGTAAATGCAACCGATAAATTGAATGCTAGAGGTGTAGAGGTTGAAGTTAATGCCACGCCATTAGAGAAACTATCTATTTCGGCTAACTATGCATTTACAGAGTATAAAGAAAGTTTAGCTCGTAGAATACCTAAACATAAAGGAAATTTACAGATAGGTTACAATCTTTGCAAAACGACGTTTGCTTCTTTGTCGTACCAGTACGTGCATGATAGATTTGAAAACAGTTTTGTGCCTCCTTTGGAAAGTTTTAGTTTAGTTAATCTATACTTAAGCCATAAGGCTTTAAAAGACAAAATAAAATTCTTTGGAGGTATCGACAACGTTTTGAATGAAGATTATCAAGACGTTCCAGGCTATGTAACTAAAGGAAGAAATGTTAGAATAGGCTTTCAGTTAACCTTATAG
- a CDS encoding bifunctional adenosylcobinamide kinase/adenosylcobinamide-phosphate guanylyltransferase — protein sequence MILYITGGERSGKSSYAQNLALSLSNSPKYIATSRIWGDDHKKRIERHIADRDERWTSVEEEKAISKVINTKEVVVIDCVTLWLTNFYMDTKNNVEESLELAKAEFNKLLGLDATIIIISNEIGMGVHAQTEIGRKFTELQGWMNQHIAKNADKATFMVSGIPVKLK from the coding sequence ATGATTCTTTATATAACAGGAGGCGAACGTTCAGGAAAAAGTAGCTACGCACAAAACTTAGCATTATCGCTTTCAAATTCACCTAAGTATATAGCAACATCTCGTATTTGGGGAGACGACCATAAAAAACGAATTGAGAGACATATTGCAGATAGAGACGAAAGATGGACATCTGTTGAAGAAGAAAAAGCAATTTCTAAAGTAATAAACACAAAAGAGGTCGTTGTTATAGATTGTGTGACTTTATGGCTCACAAATTTTTATATGGACACAAAAAATAATGTTGAAGAAAGCTTAGAATTAGCAAAAGCCGAATTTAATAAATTGCTAGGTTTGGATGCTACCATTATTATTATTTCCAACGAAATAGGTATGGGCGTACATGCCCAGACCGAAATAGGCAGAAAATTCACAGAACTTCAGGGTTGGATGAATCAACACATTGCCAAAAATGCAGATAAAGCGACTTTTATGGTATCTGGAATACCCGTAAAACTAAAATAA
- a CDS encoding adenosylcobinamide-GDP ribazoletransferase, with protein MKKELHIFLTAIMFFTRIPCPKWVDHSPEYLSKSAKYFSLVGIIVGSIGALVFYGVSFLFSTEIALLLSMVATIYVTGAFHEDGFADVCDGLGGGWTKEKILLIMKDSRLGTYGAAGLVLILAIKFSALREVSPHVIPITIIAGHSLSRFIATTLIYSHPYVRDTEDSKAKPAAKNITVTMLFISGIFGISPLFFFNKPLIFIAVIPCYMAKMYLGAKFKKWLGGQTGDCAGAVQQLCEVVFYLSIIALWKYI; from the coding sequence ATGAAAAAAGAACTCCATATTTTCTTAACAGCCATCATGTTTTTCACAAGAATACCCTGTCCTAAATGGGTAGACCATAGTCCAGAATATCTTTCAAAAAGTGCAAAATACTTTTCGTTAGTCGGTATTATTGTTGGTAGTATAGGTGCTCTGGTTTTTTATGGTGTTTCTTTCTTGTTTTCCACCGAAATAGCACTCTTGCTAAGTATGGTTGCCACAATATATGTTACGGGAGCATTTCATGAAGATGGTTTCGCAGATGTTTGCGATGGATTAGGCGGCGGATGGACTAAAGAAAAAATCCTTCTCATTATGAAGGATTCCCGCTTGGGCACCTATGGTGCTGCGGGGTTAGTTTTAATTCTTGCTATCAAATTTTCGGCATTAAGAGAAGTGTCTCCACATGTTATTCCTATTACAATTATTGCCGGGCATAGTTTGAGCAGATTTATTGCTACCACATTAATTTATTCACATCCTTATGTTAGGGATACTGAGGATAGCAAAGCTAAACCAGCCGCCAAAAACATTACTGTAACCATGCTTTTTATTAGCGGTATTTTTGGAATATCACCATTGTTCTTTTTTAATAAGCCCCTAATTTTTATTGCTGTAATTCCATGCTATATGGCAAAAATGTATCTAGGCGCAAAATTTAAGAAATGGTTGGGAGGACAAACTGGTGACTGCGCCGGAGCCGTTCAGCAATTATGCGAAGTTGTATTTTATTTAAGTATTATCGCATTATGGAAGTATATCTAA
- the cobC gene encoding alpha-ribazole phosphatase — MEVYLIRHTTPDIKKGICYGQSDLNLADTFSKEFKAIEEQIPNNKSYSIKSSPLKRCALLAEHLGNPVLFDDRLKEFDFGNWEMKSWDNIPKDELNLWMKDFVNFKVPNGESYTDLASRVLNFFEDIINSNSEQDLIIVTHAGPMRAFLASILNIPLEKSFDIKIQYGDVFHLKKDGNSWKLLSEIALE, encoded by the coding sequence ATGGAAGTATATCTAATAAGACATACAACACCTGACATAAAAAAAGGAATATGTTACGGTCAATCCGATTTAAACTTAGCAGACACTTTCTCTAAAGAGTTTAAAGCAATAGAAGAACAAATTCCTAACAATAAAAGTTACAGCATAAAAAGTAGTCCATTAAAACGGTGTGCTTTACTGGCCGAACACCTGGGAAATCCTGTTCTTTTTGACGATCGCTTAAAAGAGTTCGATTTTGGAAACTGGGAAATGAAATCTTGGGACAATATCCCAAAAGATGAATTAAATCTATGGATGAAAGATTTCGTCAACTTTAAAGTTCCAAATGGAGAATCTTATACCGATTTAGCTTCCAGAGTACTAAATTTCTTTGAAGACATCATAAATTCAAATAGCGAACAAGATCTTATAATCGTTACACACGCGGGACCAATGAGAGCTTTTCTGGCATCCATTTTAAATATACCGTTAGAAAAATCGTTTGATATTAAAATTCAATATGGAGATGTTTTTCATCTTAAAAAAGATGGGAATTCTTGGAAGCTTCTTTCTGAAATAGCGTTAGAGTAA